The Brenneria rubrifaciens genome has a window encoding:
- the mlaA gene encoding phospholipid-binding lipoprotein MlaA translates to MNYRLTGVVFASVILIGCASSGDRSQEGRADPLEGFNRTMFSFNYDMLDPYLVRPAAVVWRDYVPRPARNGLSNFFSNLEEPASMVNYFVEGKPYKAMIHFNRFFLNTLLGMGGLIDVASMANPKLAKEESRRFGSTLGNYGMGYGPYVVLPAYGSATLREDGGGVVDTLYPVMSYLTFWMSAGKWAIEGLETRAQLLDSDGILRNSSDPYLMMREAYFQRHDFLASDGQITPQVNPNAAAIEDSLDEIDAE, encoded by the coding sequence ATGAATTACCGCCTGACTGGAGTGGTGTTTGCCAGCGTAATACTTATCGGCTGCGCCAGTTCCGGGGATCGCTCTCAAGAAGGGCGGGCTGATCCGCTTGAAGGCTTTAACCGTACCATGTTCAGCTTTAACTACGACATGCTGGACCCTTATCTGGTGCGGCCTGCGGCGGTCGTCTGGCGCGACTATGTGCCAAGACCGGCACGTAATGGCCTGAGCAACTTCTTTAGTAACCTGGAAGAACCCGCTTCTATGGTGAACTATTTTGTTGAGGGTAAGCCCTATAAAGCGATGATTCACTTTAATCGCTTCTTCCTGAATACCTTACTGGGTATGGGCGGCCTGATTGATGTGGCGTCCATGGCCAACCCCAAGCTGGCAAAAGAAGAGTCTCGTCGATTCGGCAGCACATTGGGCAACTACGGCATGGGCTACGGGCCTTATGTGGTGCTGCCGGCCTATGGCAGCGCGACGTTGCGTGAAGATGGCGGTGGCGTAGTGGATACGCTGTATCCGGTAATGAGCTACCTGACGTTCTGGATGTCCGCAGGAAAATGGGCGATAGAAGGGCTGGAAACTCGCGCTCAGTTGCTGGATTCCGATGGCATCCTGCGCAACTCTTCCGATCCGTACCTGATGATGCGTGAGGCGTATTTCCAGCGGCATGATTTCCTGGCCAGCGACGGTCAGATTACTCCGCAGGTCAATCCGAATGCAGCGGCGAT
- a CDS encoding formate/nitrite transporter family protein: MNQPNEKNTVNEEKNHPHSDSREVKNEENTQGKAIEVNEKILPSPAAAIHEALRHEGQKELQRDAMALFWSALAAGLSMGASFMAIGMLHINLVGVPGGFLLESFGYTIGFVIVIMARQQLFTENTVTAVLPVMHKLVGHNFYLLFRLWSIVLIGNLAGTALAALSFTCMPIFDGETRKALIDIAMKVMKNSPKEMFANAIVSGWVIATLVWMLPRAGAAKIAVIIIMTWMIAFSNLTHIVAGASEIFYLVFVREIAWQDFVWPFALPTLAGNIIGGTFIFALMSHAQIRSDMSEQAKMEAEKREKQMRQSEGEKEADC; this comes from the coding sequence ATGAATCAGCCCAATGAGAAAAACACGGTTAATGAAGAAAAAAATCATCCCCATAGTGACAGCAGGGAAGTCAAGAACGAAGAAAACACGCAGGGCAAAGCGATTGAGGTAAATGAGAAGATTTTGCCCTCTCCCGCCGCCGCCATTCATGAGGCACTGCGTCATGAAGGGCAAAAAGAGCTGCAACGGGATGCGATGGCCTTATTCTGGTCAGCCCTCGCTGCCGGCCTGTCGATGGGGGCATCCTTTATGGCCATCGGCATGCTGCATATCAATCTGGTTGGCGTCCCCGGTGGATTTTTGCTGGAAAGTTTCGGCTATACCATCGGTTTTGTCATCGTGATTATGGCGCGTCAGCAGTTGTTTACCGAAAACACCGTGACGGCAGTCCTGCCGGTGATGCATAAGCTTGTCGGTCACAATTTCTATCTCTTGTTCAGGCTGTGGAGCATTGTCTTAATTGGCAATTTGGCTGGCACCGCATTAGCCGCGCTGTCCTTCACCTGCATGCCGATTTTTGATGGCGAAACTCGGAAAGCGCTAATCGATATCGCCATGAAAGTCATGAAAAACTCACCAAAGGAGATGTTCGCCAACGCCATCGTTTCAGGTTGGGTAATCGCCACCCTGGTCTGGATGCTTCCGCGTGCGGGGGCGGCCAAGATTGCAGTCATCATCATCATGACCTGGATGATTGCTTTCAGTAACCTCACCCACATTGTCGCTGGCGCTTCTGAGATCTTCTATCTGGTATTTGTCAGAGAAATCGCCTGGCAGGACTTTGTCTGGCCATTTGCCCTCCCTACGCTGGCGGGCAACATCATCGGCGGCACGTTTATTTTTGCACTGATGAGCCATGCACAGATCCGTAGCGATATGAGTGAACAAGCCAAGATGGAAGCGGAAAAACGGGAAAAGCAAATGCGACAGTCTGAAGGAGAAAAAGAGGCGGATTGCTGA
- a CDS encoding N-acetyltransferase, producing MTKFNKIVPDDFNVPMYVNGEFFILRPLSPVYSNLDYDAVIASKEILGDIFSDNWPEGINSREDNLRYILEDYQDFQDRIGFSYIILDDEESICIGCVYIFPSLYEGSDVAIYYWFNVKFAGTYLTVKIENFIRSWVVEFWGIKKPAYPGRDIPWSEWLTRPRKKFTD from the coding sequence ATGACTAAATTTAATAAAATAGTTCCAGACGACTTTAACGTCCCCATGTATGTAAATGGTGAATTTTTCATCCTTCGTCCCCTTAGCCCCGTCTATTCGAATTTAGATTACGATGCTGTAATCGCAAGTAAAGAAATATTAGGAGACATTTTCTCTGACAATTGGCCTGAAGGCATAAATAGTAGAGAAGACAATCTTCGTTATATATTAGAGGACTATCAAGACTTTCAAGATCGCATAGGATTTTCTTATATCATATTGGATGATGAAGAAAGCATCTGTATTGGGTGCGTTTATATTTTCCCATCTTTATATGAAGGTAGCGATGTCGCTATTTATTATTGGTTTAATGTAAAATTTGCTGGCACTTATCTTACTGTTAAAATAGAAAATTTTATTCGTAGCTGGGTTGTTGAATTTTGGGGCATAAAAAAACCTGCATATCCAGGTCGCGACATACCGTGGAGTGAGTGGTTAACACGCCCGAGAAAAAAATTCACTGATTGA